One genomic segment of Procambarus clarkii isolate CNS0578487 chromosome 34, FALCON_Pclarkii_2.0, whole genome shotgun sequence includes these proteins:
- the LOC123749299 gene encoding protein kibra-like — MVYLSVAEELIIFSGPPIRCSNTLDLRGELRLSAKFGNTTGSKEQDPDEDAMAVVYIVFVLLFFATSLLVVLVKYIRREKESVRLEKFYEEYMNRRHDSLIVYFDESGRLLQSVPGRKPSGAKPRPSTPDATPTTTPIETPTTTPVATPTVTPVATPTVKTAPVFPVSKTYTKPTPV; from the exons ATGGTGTATCTGTCTGTAGCAGAGGAGTTAATCATCTTCTCTGGACCTCCG ATCCGCTGTAGCAACACCTTGGACCTCCGGGGAGAGTTAAGACTGTCCGCCAAGTTTGGCAACACTACGGGCTCCAAGGAACAG GATCCGGACGAGGACGCCATGGCGGTGGTGTACATCGTCTTCGTCCTGCTGTTCTTCGCCACGTCGCTCCTCGTCGTGCTGGTCAAGTACATCCGTAGGGAGAAGGAGTCGGTCCGTCTGGAGAAGTTCTACGAGGAATACATGAACAGACGACACGACAG TTTAATTGTCTACTTTGATGAATCTGGGCGGCTTCTTCAGTCAGTCCCTGGCAGGAAGCCTTCAGGGGCCAAGCCACGACCCTCTACCCCTGATGCCACGCCCACGACCACTCCTATAGAGACGCCCACGACCACTCCTGTagccacgcccaccgtcacccctgtAGCCACGCCCACCGTCAAAACTGCACCAGTTTTTCCTGTCAGTAAAACCTATACCAAACCAACTCCTGTGTAA